The stretch of DNA AAAAGGTTTGAAATATGCGCAAAATAATAATAAATATTACATTAAAAATTTTAAAAAAAACAGCCGAATTTTTGAGTAGAGTCTGCGAACAGCCTACTGTAAATGAGCATAAAAAAAGCACACCTTATGGTATGCTGCGTTTTTTATCAGTATTTTCAAGTGCTTGGATTAGATTTTATATAAATAAAAAAGCATTAAAAAATTACGTACATATAATAATGAAAGGAAAAACTATAAATAACAATAAAAGGAATAATTACGCAGTATGTAGCCAACCCTGTACTCTGGCAGGTACGCCATATGCTTTTGTAAAAGGTGGAATATTACTTACAACCATACTTTGCCCGCCAATAACAGCGCCCTGCCCTATGCGGGCATGCTGCCGCGTGGCAACCCCGATGCCCACGTCCACACATTCTTCCACGTAGGTAAAGCCTGCAAAGTTTACCCCCGGGGCTAAGGTGCTGAACGACGAAATAGTGCAATTATGCCCGATGGCGCAATTCATGTTCATGATGACAAAGTCGCCAATGAAGGTTTCGTGATTGACCGACACGCCCGGGTAGATGATGCTGCCTTTGCCAACGCTTACCCCGTGCGAAAGCCACGCGTTTTTTGACACAAAAGCAGGAAAATCATACCCGCCCGCTGCAATTTTTTCGCATATTTTCCTGCGGATAGTCGGTGAGGCTATGCCTACG from Rhodoflexus caldus encodes:
- a CDS encoding NeuD/PglB/VioB family sugar acetyltransferase, which codes for MKPLVIIGAGNVGGFLAYNLDLFAQPYRIIGFLDDDKQKIGRRIFGYEVLGTSDQIADFAPLGTAVAVGIASPTIRRKICEKIAAGGYDFPAFVSKNAWLSHGVSVGKGSIIYPGVSVNHETFIGDFVIMNMNCAIGHNCTISSFSTLAPGVNFAGFTYVEECVDVGIGVATRQHARIGQGAVIGGQSMVVSNIPPFTKAYGVPARVQGWLHTA